A single genomic interval of Syntrophobotulus glycolicus DSM 8271 harbors:
- a CDS encoding TetR/AcrR family transcriptional regulator yields the protein MARNTDNVNPSEKILKTAFECLSARGYANVSMRNIADEAGVVLSQVTYYYKNKESLFLKVINMMMDQYLREIEKKMKSATDAKQKLASLTDFFNELVQDNPKLLKLFIDFIAQALWIPSFRKQLDRLFNDLTEIIERNLVIDTKTDRRYLGYSSKTVAELILGALLGTSIQIILGSGRDSSFESLNLAESLLI from the coding sequence ATGGCGCGAAACACAGATAACGTAAACCCGTCTGAGAAAATCCTCAAAACAGCGTTTGAATGCCTTTCTGCAAGAGGCTATGCCAATGTATCAATGCGCAACATAGCTGATGAAGCCGGAGTCGTGTTAAGCCAAGTGACGTACTACTATAAGAATAAAGAAAGTTTGTTCCTCAAAGTTATTAATATGATGATGGATCAATATTTACGTGAAATAGAGAAAAAAATGAAATCTGCCACAGACGCCAAACAAAAGTTAGCATCCCTCACAGATTTCTTTAATGAATTGGTCCAGGACAACCCCAAGCTTCTCAAGCTTTTTATTGATTTTATCGCACAGGCTTTATGGATTCCGTCCTTTAGGAAACAGCTGGACAGATTATTTAATGATTTAACGGAAATTATTGAAAGAAACCTGGTGATTGACACAAAAACTGATCGTAGATATCTTGGATATTCTTCCAAGACGGTAGCTGAGTTAATTCTTGGCGCCTTGCTCGGAACATCCATTCAAATAATACTCGGTTCCGGCCGGGACAGTTCCTTCGAATCCTTAAATTTGGCAGAGAGCCTGTTAATTTAA
- a CDS encoding HD family phosphohydrolase, with the protein MVGWIISKLNIKTHSLDDKEYIECIRDLIDHDMVRSMKKYIQHGDIDCLEHSLYVSYSSYLACRRMGLDYRSAARGGLLHDFFLYDWHIEKPYKGLHGLKHSYISLQNANHYFHLNRLEQDIICKHMWPLTIKPPKYRETCIVIAADKYCAFMEIFDFGERKDVRRLKSLLSY; encoded by the coding sequence ATGGTCGGTTGGATCATCTCAAAATTAAATATAAAGACGCATTCCTTGGACGACAAAGAATATATCGAATGTATTCGTGACCTGATCGACCATGATATGGTCAGATCAATGAAAAAATATATACAGCATGGTGATATCGACTGCCTGGAGCATAGCCTTTATGTGTCGTACAGCAGCTATCTGGCTTGCAGGCGGATGGGCCTTGATTATCGCTCTGCGGCCAGAGGCGGTCTTCTTCACGATTTTTTCCTGTATGACTGGCATATCGAAAAACCATACAAAGGGCTGCATGGTTTGAAGCATTCGTATATCTCATTGCAGAACGCAAATCATTATTTTCATTTGAACAGACTGGAACAGGACATTATATGCAAGCATATGTGGCCTTTGACGATAAAGCCACCTAAGTATAGGGAGACCTGTATTGTCATCGCGGCAGACAAATATTGTGCGTTTATGGAGATCTTTGATTTCGGAGAGCGAAAAGATGTGCGCAGGCTCAAAAGCCTGTTGTCTTATTAG
- a CDS encoding putative ABC transporter permease has protein sequence MCAGSKACCLISTLGWNGVVMVIAEWFLWLMSYSFIGWAYESIICSIGQKELINRGFLNGPVCPVYGFGALAVIFFLDQRTYSIVMLFFIGMFLTCTVEYITAILLEKLFNAKWWDYSQYRFNIQGRVSLLGAVVFGILSVLLIKYIHPFVGEMIGQMPALLKIVLSIVIFILLMVDLSITVRHLLILNSRLRDMQLAINRFLEQYAKHAGGLKESLLSKFEENEFYNEHIKDLVSLSRFQNIRIVRAFPRLRSIHYDDAWQKFKSILLGTDSRNMKNYK, from the coding sequence ATGTGCGCAGGCTCAAAAGCCTGTTGTCTTATTAGTACGCTGGGCTGGAATGGAGTTGTTATGGTGATTGCGGAATGGTTTTTATGGTTGATGTCTTATAGCTTTATCGGGTGGGCATATGAATCCATCATATGCTCAATTGGTCAAAAAGAATTGATCAATCGGGGATTTCTCAATGGGCCTGTCTGTCCTGTCTATGGCTTTGGCGCGTTGGCTGTTATATTTTTTCTAGATCAGAGAACCTACAGTATTGTTATGCTGTTTTTCATCGGGATGTTTTTAACCTGTACGGTGGAATATATAACCGCGATTCTGCTTGAAAAACTATTTAATGCAAAGTGGTGGGATTACTCACAATATCGTTTCAATATTCAGGGACGAGTCAGCCTTTTAGGTGCAGTAGTTTTTGGTATACTGTCGGTACTGCTTATCAAGTATATCCACCCGTTTGTCGGGGAGATGATTGGCCAAATGCCTGCTTTATTGAAAATTGTTTTATCAATTGTTATTTTTATTCTTCTCATGGTGGATTTGTCTATAACTGTGCGTCATCTTCTGATTCTGAACAGCAGACTGAGAGATATGCAGTTGGCAATAAACCGATTTTTGGAACAGTATGCAAAACATGCCGGAGGACTTAAAGAATCTCTTCTGAGCAAATTTGAAGAAAATGAATTTTATAACGAACACATTAAAGATTTGGTCAGTCTAAGTCGGTTTCAGAATATACGAATTGTTAGGGCATTCCCAAGATTGAGATCTATTCACTATGACGATGCATGGCAAAAGTTTAAAAGCATTTTGTTAGGCACTGATAGCAGAAACATGAAAAATTATAAATGA
- a CDS encoding M23 family metallopeptidase yields MNKKKRIIVLIISILTGISVLTASAFLYKYLHQDQLSLDYEYLNSISPDQLLYYQKKYPGNWKDYIAVLSLLNDPYTDDHSKELSLRDKYIKTIIAQLESNKQFADIDWIGINRTEKNKIIKFRRILEYYTIYNPEEYGFPVEKAPTYDDTYGADREGGQRRHEGTDLFNKKGTNIISVSTGTIEQLGWNRLGGERVGIRGSDGNYYYYAHLDTINSSLSINKQVNKGDLLGTMGNTGDAVTTPDHLHFGIELPNGKWINPFPYLKVWEYYQFKNE; encoded by the coding sequence ATGAATAAAAAAAAGAGAATAATTGTTCTGATTATCTCTATTTTAACAGGCATATCGGTTTTGACCGCCAGTGCCTTTCTTTACAAATACCTTCATCAAGATCAGCTTTCACTCGATTATGAATATCTCAATTCTATTTCACCCGATCAGCTTCTTTATTACCAAAAAAAATATCCTGGAAATTGGAAGGATTATATCGCTGTCCTATCACTGCTCAATGATCCATATACCGATGATCATTCTAAAGAGCTCAGCCTGCGAGACAAATATATTAAAACTATCATTGCCCAACTGGAAAGTAACAAACAGTTCGCAGATATAGACTGGATAGGAATCAACCGTACCGAAAAAAATAAAATAATCAAATTCAGGCGAATCTTAGAATACTATACAATATACAATCCTGAAGAATATGGATTTCCGGTTGAAAAAGCTCCCACTTATGATGATACATATGGAGCAGACCGGGAGGGCGGCCAAAGACGGCATGAAGGAACGGATTTGTTTAATAAAAAAGGCACAAACATCATTAGTGTCTCGACGGGCACCATAGAACAGCTTGGTTGGAATAGATTGGGGGGAGAACGGGTAGGGATCAGAGGCTCAGATGGAAATTATTATTATTATGCTCATCTTGATACAATTAACAGCAGTTTATCTATCAATAAACAAGTCAATAAAGGTGATCTGTTAGGCACTATGGGTAATACCGGTGATGCGGTGACAACACCTGATCATCTGCACTTCGGCATTGAGCTGCCCAATGGAAAATGGATTAATCCTTTCCCATATTTGAAGGTCTGGGAATACTATCAGTTCAAAAATGAATAA
- a CDS encoding LysM peptidoglycan-binding domain-containing protein, with protein MGVGILKTHVLKYPVRALTVFLFLLLLMILLNSGTLFGQGFNTATYYTKVTVQEGDTLWEIANNLDGASNIDNVIAGIIKYNKLPNHNIAPGQILYVPSVKM; from the coding sequence TTGGGGGTGGGGATTCTGAAAACACATGTATTAAAATATCCTGTCAGAGCATTAACAGTCTTTCTTTTCCTGCTGTTGCTCATGATCTTGCTCAACAGCGGCACATTATTCGGCCAAGGCTTTAATACTGCAACATATTATACAAAAGTAACCGTTCAGGAAGGGGATACCCTTTGGGAGATCGCAAACAATTTAGACGGAGCTTCCAATATTGACAATGTTATCGCCGGTATCATCAAATATAATAAACTGCCCAATCATAATATCGCTCCCGGTCAAATTCTCTATGTGCCATCTGTTAAAATGTAA
- the lexA gene encoding transcriptional repressor LexA, with protein sequence MEDLSQRQQEILDIIKREIAKKGYPPSVREIGEAVGLTSSSTVHNHLNTLEQKGYIRRDPTKPRAIEVLDGSGNSEMMHNTVHVPLLGQVTAGQPIMAVENIEDYFPLPYDMVKSDSVFMLRIQGESMIEAGILDHDLVLVRQQNTANNGEIVVAMIEDGATVKRFYKEKDCIRLQPENSGMEPIYARNVTILGKVIGVFRLVV encoded by the coding sequence ATGGAAGATCTGTCCCAGCGTCAGCAGGAAATCCTGGATATCATAAAAAGAGAAATAGCCAAAAAAGGCTATCCCCCTTCTGTCAGAGAGATTGGTGAAGCTGTCGGGCTAACATCCAGTTCGACAGTGCACAATCATTTAAATACTCTTGAACAAAAAGGCTATATTCGGCGCGATCCCACGAAACCCCGGGCAATCGAAGTGTTGGACGGCTCCGGCAATAGCGAAATGATGCACAATACCGTACATGTTCCCCTGCTCGGCCAGGTTACGGCCGGTCAGCCAATCATGGCAGTAGAAAATATTGAGGATTATTTTCCATTACCCTATGATATGGTGAAATCCGATTCCGTATTCATGCTGCGCATCCAGGGCGAAAGCATGATCGAAGCCGGTATTCTCGATCATGATCTTGTTTTGGTCCGTCAGCAAAATACCGCAAACAATGGGGAGATTGTTGTGGCGATGATTGAAGATGGAGCTACCGTGAAAAGATTTTATAAAGAGAAAGACTGTATACGCCTCCAGCCGGAAAATTCCGGTATGGAACCCATCTATGCCCGGAATGTCACCATTTTAGGCAAGGTTATTGGGGTATTCCGGCTGGTTGTCTAA
- a CDS encoding D-alanine--D-alanine ligase family protein — translation MPKMKVLVIFGGESGEHEVSLVSAASVIQALDKEKYEILTVGITKKGQWYWGIDPQTWKLNNGTVSSHDVQVTLVTDPANPRFIPVSGNTLPGDGKFDLIFPVLHGPKGEDGTIQGLFEIAGVPYVGSGVLGGALGMDKDRMKAVFAQAGLPIVPHITVLKNQIDNDPDSIRTKVMTELSFPVFVKPANLGSSVGITKVSRESDLGQALKLAAAYDDKVVIEQGVKAREIELAVLGNETPQATVPGEIIPCKEFYDYEAKYIDDSKLIIPAQLNKKTVNKLQEYAVTVFQAVDASGLGRVDFFVTDTEEIFVNEINTLPGFTNISMYPKLWEATGVSYPELLNRLIRLGLERFHRLNVTD, via the coding sequence ATGCCTAAGATGAAAGTTCTTGTCATTTTTGGCGGAGAATCCGGGGAGCACGAAGTTTCCCTGGTTTCGGCCGCCTCGGTTATTCAGGCTCTAGATAAAGAGAAATATGAAATATTAACCGTAGGAATAACCAAAAAAGGTCAATGGTACTGGGGGATTGATCCTCAGACCTGGAAGCTGAACAATGGCACAGTCTCCAGTCACGATGTTCAAGTTACCTTAGTCACTGATCCGGCCAATCCCCGTTTTATCCCGGTTTCCGGGAACACACTTCCTGGTGACGGTAAATTTGATCTTATTTTTCCGGTGCTTCACGGTCCAAAAGGGGAGGACGGAACTATTCAGGGCTTATTTGAAATAGCCGGTGTTCCTTATGTTGGCTCAGGTGTCTTAGGCGGGGCTTTGGGCATGGATAAAGACAGGATGAAAGCGGTCTTTGCCCAGGCCGGCTTGCCTATCGTACCTCATATTACAGTGTTAAAAAACCAGATTGACAATGATCCGGACAGTATCCGCACGAAGGTAATGACGGAATTATCTTTCCCTGTTTTTGTCAAGCCTGCTAATTTGGGTTCCAGTGTAGGGATCACTAAGGTCAGCCGAGAGTCCGATCTTGGTCAGGCTTTGAAGCTCGCTGCGGCTTATGATGATAAGGTTGTGATCGAACAAGGAGTCAAAGCCAGGGAAATTGAGCTTGCCGTATTGGGAAATGAAACCCCGCAGGCTACCGTCCCCGGTGAAATTATCCCGTGTAAAGAATTTTATGATTATGAAGCAAAATATATCGATGATTCCAAGCTGATTATCCCCGCCCAATTAAATAAAAAAACCGTAAACAAGCTTCAGGAATACGCTGTTACGGTTTTTCAAGCGGTTGATGCTTCCGGTTTGGGCAGAGTGGATTTTTTTGTTACTGATACCGAGGAAATCTTTGTCAACGAAATCAATACCTTACCCGGATTTACCAATATCTCGATGTACCCAAAATTATGGGAAGCAACAGGAGTCTCTTATCCCGAGCTGCTGAACAGGCTGATCCGGCTTGGTTTGGAAAGATTTCACCGGCTAAACGTCACAGATTAG
- the lepB gene encoding signal peptidase I, which yields MLKKTTTEKSFLTYLSDIIEISLILFALSWVLKTYCFGLLTVEDQAMQPTLPASSMVAVYKGPDIWKRGEIVSYSSPDNAKLLIKRVIGLSGDTVEIRNGLTFINNQPLYEPYQPEKTTFDLPAVLVPENHIFVMNDNRHMRDDSRFNGLVETGLVQGKVLICYWPLSKIKIFL from the coding sequence ATGCTCAAAAAAACAACTACGGAAAAATCTTTCTTGACCTATCTGTCAGATATTATTGAAATATCTTTAATTCTGTTTGCCTTGTCCTGGGTTCTGAAAACCTATTGCTTCGGTTTGCTGACAGTAGAGGATCAGGCAATGCAGCCGACGCTTCCTGCTTCAAGTATGGTTGCCGTTTATAAAGGGCCGGATATCTGGAAAAGAGGAGAAATCGTCTCATACTCTTCACCGGACAATGCAAAGCTTTTGATCAAAAGAGTCATTGGTCTTTCAGGCGATACCGTTGAAATCAGAAATGGACTGACCTTTATCAATAACCAGCCTCTTTATGAGCCTTACCAGCCGGAAAAAACAACCTTTGATCTGCCGGCGGTCCTTGTTCCCGAAAATCATATTTTTGTCATGAATGATAATAGACATATGAGAGACGATTCCAGATTTAACGGCTTAGTGGAAACGGGGCTTGTTCAAGGCAAAGTGTTGATCTGTTACTGGCCTCTTTCAAAAATCAAGATCTTTTTGTAG
- a CDS encoding aminotransferase class I/II-fold pyridoxal phosphate-dependent enzyme, with translation MNLNHLPSKIELALHQAQNYLSNHTKGLDLVSQNNHQKVLAAFQKSGISTYHLSGTTGYGLGDSGRENLDNIVADIMGTEKAMIRHQFVSGTHAISSALFGLLRPGDHFLSVTGMPYDTLQKVIGLKETNIGSLKEFGIDFDHIPLDKNSEIQLDLLAGAVKPNTKLFILQRSRGYEWRNAVTIAQIEAFTGYAREKYPYIKIFVDNCYGELVEEREPGDVGADLMAGSLIKNLGGTLAPAGGYIAGREELVELAANRFAAPGLGTGIGATLDHLRLLYQGLFLSPLTVREALKSAVFSSVFWQSLGFDVHPEPAAVRSDTIQAVRLGSKEKMIAFCQGLQKGSPIDSHVLPLPAPMPGYSDEVIMAGGTFIQGATSEFSADGPIREPYVAYMQGGISFDYVKLANILAALNLSEKGFLA, from the coding sequence ATCAACTTAAATCATCTTCCGTCAAAAATCGAACTTGCCCTGCATCAGGCCCAGAATTATCTCAGCAATCATACCAAAGGACTGGATTTGGTGTCCCAGAATAATCATCAGAAGGTCCTGGCCGCTTTTCAAAAATCCGGAATATCTACATATCATCTTTCCGGTACAACCGGTTACGGGCTTGGGGACAGCGGTCGGGAAAACCTGGACAATATCGTGGCTGATATTATGGGAACGGAAAAGGCGATGATCCGTCACCAGTTTGTTTCCGGTACTCATGCGATTTCTTCCGCTCTCTTTGGTCTTTTACGTCCGGGAGATCATTTTTTATCAGTAACCGGCATGCCTTATGATACTTTGCAAAAGGTGATCGGCCTTAAAGAAACGAATATCGGAAGCCTTAAGGAATTCGGCATAGATTTTGATCATATTCCGTTAGATAAAAACAGTGAGATTCAGCTTGATCTTTTAGCCGGAGCCGTAAAACCCAATACAAAACTGTTTATCCTTCAACGTTCCCGGGGTTATGAATGGCGAAATGCCGTAACCATTGCTCAAATTGAGGCCTTTACCGGTTATGCGCGGGAAAAGTATCCCTACATCAAAATTTTTGTTGATAATTGCTATGGTGAATTGGTTGAGGAGCGGGAGCCCGGTGATGTAGGAGCCGATCTTATGGCCGGTTCCTTAATTAAGAATTTGGGAGGAACTCTTGCTCCCGCCGGTGGTTATATCGCAGGGAGGGAAGAACTGGTGGAGCTTGCCGCCAACAGGTTTGCCGCTCCCGGTCTTGGCACAGGGATAGGGGCTACTTTGGATCACCTGCGCCTTTTATACCAGGGGCTGTTCCTGAGTCCGTTAACCGTCAGGGAAGCACTGAAAAGCGCCGTATTCAGCTCCGTATTCTGGCAAAGTCTGGGTTTTGACGTTCATCCCGAACCGGCTGCCGTAAGATCAGATACGATTCAAGCTGTCCGGCTTGGCTCTAAAGAGAAAATGATTGCCTTTTGCCAAGGCTTGCAGAAGGGCTCCCCCATTGATTCTCATGTCTTGCCACTGCCTGCGCCAATGCCCGGCTATTCCGACGAGGTGATCATGGCGGGTGGAACATTTATCCAGGGAGCGACCAGCGAATTCTCTGCAGACGGGCCGATACGTGAACCCTATGTTGCTTATATGCAGGGAGGGATATCCTTTGACTACGTTAAACTGGCCAATATCTTAGCAGCTCTTAATTTATCCGAAAAGGGATTTCTTGCTTGA
- a CDS encoding AAA family ATPase, with the protein MAVKITFRDNLPPVMKGQSRIRPANAQPENEKVKEILTELDDLIGLGTVKNLIYELQAFIEIQKCREKLNLTSEPTVLHMIFSGNPGTGKTTVARIVGKLFKEIGVLNKGHILECERADLVGEYIGHTAQKTREQIKKALGGILFVDEAYSLARGGEKDFGKEAIDAMVKAMEDQKNNLVIILAGYKNEMDFFIESNPGLRSRFPIHIFFPDYSAEELYAIGESMLSKRQYELSPEAKITFKKKVQYTNSLHPYSGNARMVRNIIEKTIRKQAVRLYQKAKPSREDLIQIKEEDFRD; encoded by the coding sequence ATGGCGGTAAAAATTACGTTCAGAGACAACCTGCCTCCTGTGATGAAAGGCCAGAGCCGGATCCGGCCGGCAAATGCCCAGCCGGAAAACGAGAAAGTAAAAGAAATCTTGACAGAGCTGGATGATTTAATTGGCTTAGGTACAGTCAAAAATCTGATCTATGAGCTTCAAGCTTTTATCGAGATTCAAAAATGCCGGGAAAAACTTAATCTGACTTCTGAACCGACAGTCCTTCATATGATTTTCAGTGGTAACCCCGGAACAGGAAAAACTACTGTGGCCAGAATCGTCGGTAAGCTGTTTAAAGAAATAGGGGTATTAAACAAAGGGCATATTTTGGAATGCGAACGCGCTGATCTGGTGGGGGAATACATAGGACACACCGCCCAAAAAACGAGGGAACAGATTAAAAAAGCTTTAGGTGGGATTTTATTTGTGGATGAAGCTTATTCTTTAGCCAGGGGAGGGGAAAAGGACTTTGGCAAGGAAGCGATCGATGCTATGGTCAAAGCCATGGAAGACCAGAAGAATAATCTGGTCATCATTCTTGCCGGCTATAAAAATGAGATGGATTTCTTTATTGAAAGCAACCCTGGTCTTCGCTCACGCTTCCCCATCCATATTTTTTTCCCGGATTATTCGGCAGAAGAACTCTATGCTATTGGTGAATCCATGCTGAGCAAACGGCAGTATGAATTATCCCCCGAAGCGAAGATTACTTTTAAAAAAAAGGTGCAATACACAAATTCTTTGCATCCTTATTCCGGGAATGCCCGTATGGTCAGAAATATTATTGAAAAGACCATTCGGAAACAAGCTGTCAGGCTGTATCAAAAAGCCAAACCTTCCAGAGAAGATTTGATTCAGATTAAAGAAGAAGATTTCCGGGACTGA
- a CDS encoding DUF401 family protein, with amino-acid sequence MTTLKLLLVFVLMMILLWRKKPLAQVVIASSVLLALLCGTGPAVFFQMVWKATYSQTTLELIAVLASIMILERLLRKQGYLDRMLKALSGLFRDRRIVMAMIPAFIGLMPSAGGALFSAPLVEEAAGKSVPAEEKAFVNFYYRHIWEYFLPIYPGVLLASSITQIPLSKLIPALAPFGILIILIGLPFLFSIKPSEIPASSSSDKEERGKLIKDVIFSTLPVIGVVALVLASVNAILAVLLVVGFLVFKHRYTPGQLIAVVREAVVIKTLVIIWGIMLFKEVMTATGSINDLPVLIGQLPIPQIAVLGMVSFLIAYLTGQTGFYVGIAFPIVVGAAGGQVSLPLAVFVFVAGSAGTMLSPMHLCLSLTIDYFKTNLTKVWPKLIVLETILVGVALINYLIPR; translated from the coding sequence ATGACAACCTTGAAATTACTGCTTGTTTTTGTCTTGATGATGATCCTTCTTTGGCGGAAGAAGCCTCTGGCCCAAGTAGTTATTGCTTCTTCCGTGCTTTTGGCTTTACTCTGCGGAACCGGCCCGGCTGTTTTTTTTCAGATGGTCTGGAAAGCAACTTATAGTCAGACCACATTAGAATTGATCGCTGTTTTGGCCAGTATTATGATTTTGGAACGACTGCTCAGAAAACAGGGATATTTGGATCGTATGCTGAAAGCGCTTTCGGGTCTTTTTCGGGACCGGAGAATTGTCATGGCGATGATTCCAGCCTTTATCGGTCTGATGCCCAGTGCCGGAGGAGCCTTATTTTCAGCCCCTTTGGTCGAGGAAGCTGCAGGCAAATCCGTGCCGGCAGAGGAAAAAGCTTTTGTTAATTTCTATTACAGGCACATCTGGGAGTATTTCCTCCCGATTTACCCCGGTGTGCTCCTGGCCTCTTCAATCACTCAGATCCCTCTTTCCAAACTGATTCCCGCTTTGGCACCTTTCGGCATCCTGATCATCTTAATCGGCTTACCCTTTCTGTTTTCGATCAAACCTTCAGAAATACCGGCGTCCTCTTCAAGCGATAAAGAAGAACGCGGTAAACTCATTAAAGATGTGATCTTCAGTACCCTTCCCGTTATTGGGGTCGTTGCCCTGGTTTTGGCCTCGGTGAATGCAATTTTGGCTGTACTCCTGGTTGTCGGCTTTTTGGTTTTCAAGCACCGCTATACGCCCGGCCAATTGATTGCCGTAGTTCGGGAAGCCGTCGTCATCAAGACCTTAGTCATCATTTGGGGGATTATGCTGTTTAAAGAGGTTATGACCGCAACCGGATCAATCAATGATTTGCCGGTACTGATTGGCCAGCTGCCTATTCCTCAAATTGCCGTTTTGGGCATGGTCAGTTTTCTAATTGCTTATCTGACCGGTCAAACCGGTTTTTATGTCGGCATCGCTTTCCCTATTGTCGTTGGGGCTGCAGGCGGGCAGGTCAGCCTTCCCCTGGCGGTCTTTGTTTTTGTTGCCGGATCGGCTGGTACCATGCTTAGTCCCATGCATCTCTGTCTCTCTCTGACCATCGATTATTTTAAAACAAATCTGACCAAAGTCTGGCCGAAGCTTATTGTTTTAGAGACCATTTTAGTCGGTGTGGCTCTGATCAATTACTTGATTCCGCGTTAA
- the hfq gene encoding RNA chaperone Hfq: MNKSPINLQDTFLNQIRKDNIPVTLYLVNGFQLKGLVKGFDNFTVVLDFEGKQQMVYKHAISTIMPLRSINMNMNAAGGTSAE; encoded by the coding sequence ATGAATAAATCACCAATTAATTTACAGGATACCTTTCTCAATCAGATCCGCAAGGACAATATTCCGGTTACCCTCTATCTGGTAAACGGATTTCAACTTAAAGGGTTAGTCAAGGGTTTTGATAATTTTACCGTAGTACTGGATTTTGAAGGCAAACAGCAGATGGTTTATAAGCATGCCATTTCGACCATAATGCCTTTGCGCTCTATAAATATGAATATGAATGCTGCCGGGGGCACTTCGGCAGAATAG
- the miaA gene encoding tRNA (adenosine(37)-N6)-dimethylallyltransferase MiaA, which yields MLKGPLIIIVGPTAVGKSDLGMELARKLNGEIINGDSIQVYQELDIGSAKPSLGELGEIRHHLINILEPDKPFTTAVFQSLARVILADIQARRKMPIIVGGTGLYIRSLTDDYSFPLEGSDKIKTKWLTFVRNHGSLALHGKLAEIDPSTARRLHPNDTARVVRALEVSEITGKPLSEQRDYLETKYPALDQTVIYLGLDAPRQVIYDRINLRCESMLEAGLIQEVEGLLRKYPYQTKSLQSIGYRHVIQYLRGLTKYEEMLRLFQRDTRHFAKRQFTWFRRDPRIKWYDTYKYSKSEIISDVFHTCREALSRVE from the coding sequence ATGCTCAAAGGGCCCCTGATCATTATCGTCGGACCGACGGCAGTCGGCAAAAGCGACCTGGGCATGGAATTGGCCCGCAAATTAAATGGTGAGATCATCAACGGCGATTCGATCCAAGTCTATCAAGAGTTGGATATTGGTTCTGCCAAACCTTCGCTTGGAGAACTTGGGGAAATCCGGCATCACTTAATCAATATCCTGGAACCGGATAAACCCTTCACAACCGCGGTTTTTCAATCTCTGGCCCGGGTCATCCTTGCCGATATCCAAGCCAGGAGGAAAATGCCGATTATTGTCGGCGGGACCGGCCTTTACATTCGTTCTTTGACTGACGACTATTCCTTTCCGTTAGAAGGTTCGGACAAGATCAAAACGAAGTGGCTTACCTTCGTCAGAAATCATGGCAGTTTGGCCCTGCATGGGAAATTGGCGGAAATAGACCCTTCGACAGCAAGGAGATTGCACCCGAATGATACGGCCAGGGTTGTGCGGGCTTTGGAGGTATCCGAAATAACCGGCAAGCCTCTCTCGGAACAGAGAGATTACCTGGAAACCAAATACCCTGCACTTGACCAGACCGTCATTTATCTGGGGCTGGATGCTCCCCGCCAGGTCATTTATGACAGGATTAATCTCCGTTGTGAAAGCATGCTTGAAGCAGGATTGATCCAGGAAGTCGAGGGACTGCTGAGAAAATACCCTTATCAAACAAAATCCCTGCAGAGTATTGGCTACCGGCACGTGATACAGTATTTGAGGGGTCTGACCAAATACGAGGAGATGCTCCGCTTGTTCCAAAGAGACACCAGGCACTTTGCCAAAAGACAATTCACCTGGTTCCGCCGCGATCCGCGAATAAAATGGTATGATACGTACAAATACTCGAAAAGTGAAATAATTTCTGATGTTTTCCATACTTGCAGGGAAGCATTATCTCGTGTAGAATAA